One genomic region from Amycolatopsis sp. FBCC-B4732 encodes:
- a CDS encoding SAM-dependent methyltransferase: MPTISTAESVTLLRAAGALQPERELRNPDLLASRVLPWWPPLPALIKVPGIRLLISRAIRKKHAAGMWYEVIRTKYMDDVLSASTAAGASQVVLLGAGFDSRVHRLRKALGTASVFEVDQPHMSARKQECVRTLPEHGVRYVTVDLEKEDLDGVLQSAGFDQTLRTVVLWSGVTPYLRAESVETTLRWFARLAPGSSLVFDYCWQEILDGTAVIPEAQAILRQVAARGEPWRWGIRRGRAEELLAAHRLHLVEDLEAAAAQRRYLTRPDGSVQGPIWFFGGFVHAQVPRSRH; this comes from the coding sequence ATGCCCACGATATCGACAGCGGAATCGGTCACGCTGCTGCGGGCAGCAGGGGCCCTTCAGCCGGAGCGGGAACTGCGCAATCCCGACTTGCTCGCATCCCGGGTCCTGCCGTGGTGGCCACCTCTGCCTGCTTTGATCAAGGTTCCCGGGATACGTTTGCTGATCAGCCGGGCCATCCGGAAGAAGCACGCCGCGGGGATGTGGTACGAGGTGATTCGGACGAAATACATGGACGACGTGTTGTCCGCCTCGACAGCGGCCGGCGCGTCTCAGGTCGTCCTCCTCGGTGCCGGCTTCGACAGCCGCGTCCACCGCCTGCGGAAGGCGCTCGGGACTGCGTCGGTCTTCGAGGTGGATCAGCCGCACATGTCCGCGCGCAAGCAGGAGTGCGTCCGCACCCTGCCCGAGCACGGCGTCCGGTACGTGACCGTCGATCTCGAGAAAGAAGATCTGGACGGAGTTCTGCAATCGGCCGGCTTCGACCAGACCCTCAGGACCGTCGTGCTGTGGTCAGGCGTGACGCCGTACCTGCGGGCGGAGAGCGTCGAAACAACATTGCGCTGGTTCGCGCGGCTGGCGCCCGGAAGTTCTCTGGTCTTCGACTACTGCTGGCAGGAAATCCTGGACGGCACGGCCGTCATCCCCGAGGCTCAGGCCATCCTCCGGCAGGTAGCCGCGCGCGGCGAGCCGTGGCGCTGGGGCATCCGGCGAGGCCGCGCCGAAGAACTGCTCGCCGCGCACCGGCTGCACCTGGTCGAAGACCTGGAAGCCGCCGCGGCCCAACGCCGATACTTGACACGTCCCGACGGGTCGGTCCAAGGACCGATCTGGTTTTTCGGCGGCTTCGTCCATGCCCAGGTGCCCCGGTCACGTCACTGA
- a CDS encoding BTAD domain-containing putative transcriptional regulator: MRFGVLGPLEVTDGDRRLPLGGPKQQKVLAALLLAHGHVVPIETLVDVVWESEPPPSAEKQVRNAVSNLRGALGGNGHVIEYASRGYVLAAGTLDAIDFTSRLQLAREMRKTSRMADAVDEFRSALGMWRGAVLAGLECPALAPQITGLQEQRLAAYEECVALELELGRHRQLTDELTRWAEEHPLRERLAAQLMVAWHRSGTPAQALLAYKRIENALGEQLGIAPGPELKRLREQVTNTPSAPAAEQWTPRNDLPRDISYFTGRRPALERILSVSARTAGGTVVISAIDGMAGVGKTTLAVHVAHRLAGRFPDAQLFVDLNAHTPGRTPMSPSAALEKLLRALGLGTEVIPPELEDRSALWRAQLARRRVLVVLDNAADTAQIKPLLPGSTQSLALVTSRHRLTNLDANLVSLDVMPLADARELFVKVVGDDRPLADPGATEEVLRLCGCLPLAIRIAGARLRHRTAWTTSFMAARLRDDHRRLEELETGDLSVAAAFSLSYEQLPDDEKHAFRMAGVAPGADVEPHAVAALTGCAPEEAERKLENLVDAHLLQQTIPARYRFHDLIRAHAAKLSAAADSEAGRRAALTRLFDYYLSTASKAMDSVAPTDGAHRPTLPERAAATADVSDYDRALGWLNAERSNLVAMSEFSASHGWPAHASLLSSTVWRYFHISGNHDEALVVHTNALAAALSLGNVLFEADALASRGYIRWFLGQYQQALADCQAAVRIAADEGDRSLEGRALHALGLVHTRLGSNEEAADVLLRTLAAGRETGDHDLEGYALRGLGEIYFNRSEYADAITSYEEAVSVARRAGNETIEGYALRALGEIFSNINEHRKAFKHCVRALELARRTRNRNIENRALRTLGEIHRRLGEPEKSCQRYEEALHLAKETGNRYEEARAHEGVGDARIEYADARSATVHWQQALELYGQLGVPEIDRVRERLDAHHSPVR; encoded by the coding sequence GTGCGATTTGGCGTGCTGGGACCTCTGGAGGTGACAGATGGTGACCGGCGACTGCCGCTCGGCGGGCCGAAGCAGCAGAAAGTCCTCGCTGCTCTCCTGTTGGCCCATGGCCACGTCGTTCCGATCGAAACCCTCGTCGACGTGGTGTGGGAGTCCGAACCTCCTCCCAGCGCCGAGAAGCAGGTCCGCAACGCCGTTTCAAACCTTCGGGGAGCCCTTGGGGGCAACGGGCACGTCATCGAATACGCGTCGAGGGGTTACGTCCTGGCCGCCGGCACACTGGACGCAATCGACTTCACAAGCCGCCTCCAACTGGCACGGGAAATGCGAAAAACATCGCGAATGGCGGACGCAGTCGACGAATTTCGTAGCGCGTTGGGCATGTGGCGGGGCGCCGTGCTGGCCGGGCTCGAGTGCCCGGCCCTGGCTCCGCAGATCACCGGGCTCCAGGAACAACGGCTTGCCGCCTACGAAGAGTGCGTGGCGCTCGAGCTGGAGCTGGGCCGGCACCGTCAGCTCACGGACGAGCTGACACGGTGGGCGGAAGAGCATCCGCTCCGGGAACGGCTCGCCGCTCAATTGATGGTCGCGTGGCACCGGTCGGGTACACCCGCCCAGGCCCTGCTCGCCTACAAGCGCATCGAGAACGCGCTGGGTGAGCAGCTCGGAATCGCTCCAGGCCCCGAGCTGAAACGCCTGCGAGAACAGGTCACCAACACGCCTTCCGCACCTGCCGCCGAACAATGGACGCCTCGCAACGACCTGCCTCGCGACATCAGCTACTTCACCGGCCGGCGGCCCGCGCTCGAACGAATCCTGTCGGTCTCCGCGAGAACCGCGGGCGGTACCGTGGTGATCTCCGCGATCGACGGGATGGCCGGCGTCGGCAAGACAACACTCGCGGTGCACGTGGCACACCGGCTCGCCGGGAGGTTCCCCGACGCTCAGCTCTTCGTGGACCTGAACGCGCACACCCCCGGCCGGACGCCCATGTCGCCGTCAGCGGCCCTGGAGAAGTTGTTGCGGGCGCTCGGGTTGGGCACCGAGGTCATCCCACCCGAACTCGAAGACCGGTCGGCGCTTTGGCGGGCCCAGCTGGCCCGCCGGCGCGTCCTCGTCGTCCTGGACAACGCGGCCGACACCGCCCAGATCAAGCCCCTGCTCCCGGGATCGACGCAGAGCCTGGCCCTGGTCACCAGCAGGCATCGGCTCACCAATCTCGACGCCAACCTCGTCTCGCTCGACGTGATGCCCCTCGCCGATGCGCGTGAACTGTTCGTGAAGGTCGTCGGCGACGACCGGCCACTCGCCGATCCCGGCGCCACCGAAGAGGTACTGAGGCTGTGCGGTTGCCTTCCTCTGGCGATCCGGATCGCCGGAGCCCGGCTACGCCATCGAACGGCGTGGACCACTTCTTTCATGGCTGCGCGGCTGCGCGACGACCACCGGCGGCTCGAGGAACTCGAAACCGGCGACCTCAGTGTCGCGGCCGCCTTTTCGCTGTCCTACGAGCAACTTCCCGACGACGAGAAGCATGCCTTTCGCATGGCCGGAGTGGCTCCCGGTGCCGACGTCGAACCGCACGCGGTGGCCGCGCTGACCGGTTGCGCCCCGGAGGAGGCGGAGAGGAAGCTCGAGAACCTCGTCGACGCGCACCTCCTTCAGCAGACAATCCCGGCCCGGTACCGGTTCCACGATCTGATCCGGGCGCACGCGGCCAAGCTGTCGGCTGCCGCCGACAGTGAAGCGGGCCGCCGCGCGGCCCTCACTCGATTGTTCGACTACTACCTTTCCACAGCGTCGAAGGCGATGGACTCGGTCGCGCCGACCGACGGGGCACACCGTCCGACACTCCCCGAACGCGCAGCCGCGACTGCAGACGTCTCGGACTACGACCGTGCGCTCGGCTGGCTCAACGCCGAACGCTCGAATCTGGTCGCGATGTCGGAATTCTCCGCCTCGCACGGCTGGCCGGCTCACGCATCCCTGCTTTCGTCGACCGTGTGGCGGTATTTTCACATCTCCGGCAACCACGACGAGGCTCTGGTCGTGCACACGAACGCACTCGCCGCGGCGTTGTCTCTCGGCAACGTCCTCTTCGAAGCGGACGCACTGGCCAGCCGCGGATACATCCGCTGGTTCCTCGGTCAATATCAACAAGCACTCGCCGACTGCCAAGCGGCCGTTCGCATCGCGGCCGACGAGGGTGACCGCAGTCTCGAGGGCCGCGCACTGCACGCACTGGGCCTGGTCCACACGAGACTCGGTTCGAACGAAGAAGCCGCAGACGTCCTGCTTCGCACCCTCGCCGCCGGCCGGGAAACCGGCGATCACGACCTCGAGGGATATGCGCTGCGAGGTCTCGGCGAAATCTACTTCAATCGCAGCGAGTACGCGGACGCCATCACCAGCTACGAGGAAGCCGTGTCGGTCGCGCGACGAGCGGGAAACGAAACGATCGAGGGCTACGCACTCCGCGCTCTCGGCGAAATCTTTTCCAACATCAACGAGCACCGCAAGGCCTTCAAGCATTGCGTGCGAGCGTTGGAGTTGGCGCGCCGGACCAGGAACAGAAACATCGAAAACCGAGCGCTTCGCACGCTCGGTGAGATCCATCGCCGCCTTGGCGAACCCGAGAAATCCTGCCAGAGGTACGAAGAAGCTCTTCACCTCGCGAAAGAGACCGGAAACCGCTACGAAGAAGCACGCGCACACGAGGGGGTCGGCGACGCCCGCATCGAGTACGCTGATGCACGTTCGGCAACCGTTCACTGGCAACAGGCGTTGGAACTCTACGGCCAGCTGGGCGTCCCCGAGATCGATCGAGTACGAGAACGCCTGGATGCCCACCACAGCCCTGTGAGGTGA
- a CDS encoding helix-turn-helix domain-containing protein produces the protein MSAPSKAGTSSSRHPTLAAKLDYLFTTVLREVTDKEHARAVAAAGGDHTIERALRPWTYAEVATAVGSTPEYIGYLRRGEKDNPTIKVLRKLATVFGVPVSYLAEDDTDPVAEVDQRVAATHAGQGDQTLADRLNACFDAVRPGGGDQEYTDVEVAEAIDCAPEDLQGLRAGADVDIGIRSLRKLAALFGVTVSYLVDGTAAERVNPRLAVLRDLREAGVLQLALELAKVKTFAGREAMAQMVQAFLQVETAKRDGGAKPATEG, from the coding sequence ATGTCCGCTCCGTCGAAGGCCGGGACCAGCTCGAGCCGGCACCCCACCCTCGCGGCCAAGCTCGACTACCTGTTCACCACGGTTTTGCGCGAAGTCACGGACAAGGAGCACGCTCGGGCCGTCGCCGCCGCCGGCGGCGACCACACGATCGAGCGAGCGCTGCGGCCGTGGACCTACGCTGAGGTGGCCACCGCGGTCGGCAGCACGCCGGAGTACATCGGCTACCTGCGCCGGGGGGAGAAGGACAACCCCACCATCAAGGTGCTGCGAAAGCTGGCGACGGTGTTCGGGGTCCCAGTCTCCTACCTGGCCGAGGACGACACGGACCCGGTGGCCGAGGTCGACCAGCGGGTGGCCGCGACCCACGCCGGCCAGGGCGACCAGACCCTGGCCGACCGGCTCAACGCCTGTTTCGATGCGGTGCGCCCCGGCGGCGGCGACCAGGAGTACACCGACGTCGAGGTCGCCGAGGCCATCGACTGCGCTCCGGAGGACCTCCAAGGCCTGCGTGCGGGTGCCGACGTCGACATCGGCATCCGTTCGTTGCGAAAGCTGGCCGCGTTGTTCGGCGTCACGGTCTCCTACCTCGTCGACGGCACGGCCGCCGAGCGCGTCAACCCGCGACTGGCCGTGCTGCGCGACTTGCGGGAGGCCGGCGTGCTTCAGCTCGCGCTGGAACTGGCCAAGGTCAAGACCTTCGCCGGCCGCGAGGCGATGGCCCAGATGGTTCAGGCCTTCCTCCAGGTCGAGACGGCGAAGCGCGACGGCGGGGCGAAGCCGGCGACCGAGGGGTAG
- a CDS encoding non-ribosomal peptide synthetase, protein MANSPETAWNTYEVPIPAGILRAVPAVGDQLDLLVAAYAKVTSVLTGERAVSAGFRSAAHERARLLRLTVEDGSWLDLLKLSHEARQRPADRLPAGTLPGETGAGYETALDLSGWTGPSGPDIDHSGLVSLWSLVEVGGAPALRMKYRPDCCSEVSAVRRGGYFCRALEAIVHDVAADHGDHVLVSPEELELQMRELSGPAADLPPEPFHRAFSAQCAKTPDAPAVKDGDRACSYLELDRLANRIAHSLLRHGLSAEGVVAVSLPRSVEWVAAIIGVLRAGGAYLPVDPGWPAERAKVVLEQAEAQILLTGEPAEDGGGGTGEPAFSAARVLNIRTALQESNEGTPDVDVVASQLAYIYFTSGSTGAPKGAMCEHAGVMNHLVAKLEHLDITAEDLLVQSAPATFDISLWQAIAPLLVGAATMIVPAGQVRDIDAFITEAGKAGATVLQVVPSYLELLTTRLAELEPAHRLPTVRHVVVTGEVLKKELVERWFALCSIPLTNAYGATEASDDTTHHTMVEPPASTSVPVGKPVRNVRVLIIDDRAQVLPLGAPGEIAFAGVCVGRGYVNDEKRTARAFSYSRTDPPVRIYRTGDYGRWCPDGVLEFLGRRDEQIKIRGMRVELGEIENAMLRVSGVRDAAVVVKRGADPDTGLVGYYTAAHPVAAADLRSALAGTLPGYMIPAHLRRLPVMPLTDNSKIDKAALVDQADVAGPAREEGAAPRTESELMLAQLWAELLGLPLSNIGRNDDFFRRGGSSLSAIQLVVRLGKRVSLLDVVSNPVLADLAAAVDGSRHPGGEP, encoded by the coding sequence ATGGCCAACTCGCCCGAAACCGCGTGGAATACGTACGAGGTGCCGATACCGGCGGGGATCCTTCGCGCGGTTCCGGCCGTCGGCGATCAGCTCGACCTGCTGGTAGCCGCGTACGCCAAGGTGACCTCGGTCCTCACGGGGGAGCGGGCGGTGTCCGCGGGGTTCCGGTCGGCGGCGCATGAACGGGCACGGCTGCTTCGATTGACCGTCGAGGACGGCTCCTGGCTCGATCTGCTGAAGCTGTCGCACGAGGCCAGACAGCGCCCGGCCGATCGCCTTCCGGCGGGTACCCTGCCGGGCGAAACCGGTGCGGGATACGAAACGGCGTTGGACCTCTCCGGCTGGACAGGCCCTTCGGGGCCGGACATCGACCACTCCGGACTGGTCTCGCTGTGGAGTCTCGTCGAGGTCGGCGGCGCGCCGGCACTCCGGATGAAGTACCGCCCGGACTGCTGCAGCGAAGTGAGCGCCGTGCGTCGCGGAGGCTATTTCTGCCGTGCGCTCGAAGCCATCGTCCACGATGTCGCTGCGGATCACGGCGACCACGTCCTCGTTTCGCCGGAAGAACTCGAACTGCAGATGCGGGAGCTCTCCGGACCGGCGGCCGATCTCCCTCCGGAGCCGTTCCACCGCGCGTTTTCGGCGCAGTGCGCAAAGACTCCGGACGCACCGGCCGTCAAGGACGGTGACCGGGCATGCTCCTACCTGGAGCTCGACCGGCTGGCGAACCGGATCGCGCACTCTCTGCTGCGGCACGGTCTCAGTGCCGAAGGCGTCGTCGCGGTAAGCCTGCCGAGGTCTGTCGAGTGGGTCGCGGCCATCATCGGGGTGCTGCGGGCAGGCGGTGCCTACCTCCCGGTGGATCCCGGTTGGCCGGCAGAGCGGGCGAAAGTCGTTCTGGAGCAGGCCGAAGCGCAGATCCTGCTGACTGGCGAGCCTGCCGAGGACGGCGGGGGCGGGACCGGCGAACCGGCCTTCAGCGCCGCACGAGTGCTGAACATCCGCACGGCGCTGCAGGAATCGAACGAGGGCACCCCGGACGTCGATGTGGTGGCGTCGCAGTTGGCGTACATCTACTTCACCTCCGGCTCCACCGGCGCGCCGAAGGGAGCGATGTGCGAGCACGCCGGGGTGATGAACCACCTCGTGGCGAAGCTGGAACACCTCGACATCACCGCCGAGGACCTCCTGGTGCAGAGTGCGCCGGCCACGTTCGACATCTCGTTGTGGCAAGCGATCGCCCCGCTGCTCGTCGGCGCGGCGACGATGATCGTCCCCGCCGGGCAGGTCCGGGACATCGATGCCTTCATCACCGAAGCCGGGAAGGCGGGGGCGACGGTGCTGCAGGTCGTCCCGTCCTACCTGGAACTGCTCACGACGCGACTGGCAGAGCTGGAGCCGGCACACCGGCTGCCTACCGTGCGGCACGTGGTGGTCACGGGGGAAGTCCTGAAGAAGGAGCTCGTGGAGCGGTGGTTCGCGCTGTGTTCCATCCCGTTGACGAACGCGTACGGGGCGACCGAGGCGTCGGACGACACCACGCACCACACGATGGTGGAGCCCCCCGCCTCGACGTCGGTGCCGGTCGGCAAGCCCGTGCGCAACGTGCGTGTGCTGATCATCGACGACCGTGCCCAGGTACTGCCTCTGGGGGCGCCGGGAGAAATCGCCTTTGCCGGTGTGTGCGTCGGCCGGGGCTACGTCAACGACGAAAAGCGCACGGCAAGGGCCTTCTCGTACAGCCGGACCGATCCACCGGTGCGGATCTACCGGACCGGCGACTACGGGCGGTGGTGCCCGGACGGGGTGCTCGAATTCCTCGGCCGCCGCGACGAGCAGATCAAGATCCGCGGTATGCGCGTGGAGCTCGGTGAAATCGAGAACGCGATGCTCCGCGTCAGTGGCGTGCGCGACGCCGCGGTGGTCGTCAAGCGCGGCGCAGATCCCGACACGGGATTGGTCGGGTACTACACGGCAGCGCACCCCGTCGCGGCCGCGGATCTTCGATCAGCCCTGGCCGGGACGCTGCCCGGGTACATGATTCCCGCGCACCTGCGCCGCCTGCCGGTCATGCCGTTGACCGACAACTCGAAGATCGACAAAGCCGCCCTGGTGGACCAGGCGGATGTCGCCGGCCCGGCCAGGGAGGAGGGTGCGGCACCGCGAACAGAATCCGAGCTGATGCTGGCACAGCTCTGGGCGGAGCTCCTCGGCCTGCCGCTGTCGAACATCGGCCGCAACGACGACTTCTTCCGCAGAGGAGGCAGCTCCCTGTCGGCCATCCAGCTCGTCGTCAGACTGGGCAAACGGGTGTCGCTGCTCGACGTCGTGAGCAATCCGGTCCTGGCCGACCTCGCCGCCGCTGTCGACGGAAGTCGCCACCCGGGAGGCGAGCCGTGA
- a CDS encoding class I SAM-dependent methyltransferase — protein sequence MQDGDHRAKLLRALEYRRSFDARLERMDRETPFDRVHGVDTGTPVELWELPEADLMPIGRNARYAPAPVRTVRNVLASCGLVHEEVTFVDVGCGKGRVLLLAAEFPFRRIVGVEASETLCDIARDNVHTMSHVHGGYDRIEVVNADAAQFDVPGDAGFFFFYEPFSAEVSSTVLERIESSIRQCPRDVLLCFTGRGQPEDEDGEAQSRPVAAAAAEARAGWRAAGTVASPDAKFYDSFLFEYLG from the coding sequence ATGCAGGACGGTGATCACCGGGCGAAGCTGCTGCGGGCTCTGGAGTACCGTCGATCGTTCGACGCCCGGCTCGAACGGATGGACCGGGAGACGCCATTCGATCGGGTTCACGGCGTGGACACCGGGACGCCGGTCGAGCTCTGGGAGCTACCCGAAGCGGACCTGATGCCGATCGGGCGGAACGCCCGGTACGCGCCGGCGCCCGTTCGCACGGTGCGGAACGTGCTCGCTTCCTGTGGTCTCGTGCACGAAGAAGTCACGTTCGTCGACGTCGGGTGCGGCAAGGGACGGGTCCTGCTGCTGGCCGCGGAATTCCCCTTCCGCCGGATCGTCGGAGTCGAGGCGTCGGAGACGCTGTGCGACATCGCGCGGGACAACGTGCACACCATGTCACATGTCCACGGCGGGTACGACCGGATCGAAGTGGTGAACGCCGATGCCGCGCAGTTCGACGTCCCCGGCGACGCAGGGTTTTTCTTCTTCTACGAACCCTTCTCCGCCGAGGTGTCATCGACCGTTCTCGAGCGCATCGAGAGTTCGATCCGGCAGTGCCCCCGCGACGTCCTCCTGTGCTTCACAGGCCGGGGACAACCGGAAGACGAGGACGGTGAAGCCCAGTCGCGGCCGGTGGCGGCCGCGGCCGCGGAGGCGCGAGCCGGCTGGCGGGCGGCCGGAACCGTAGCGTCACCGGACGCGAAATTCTACGACTCGTTCCTGTTCGAGTACCTGGGGTGA
- a CDS encoding class I SAM-dependent methyltransferase, which produces MTAQFESIRTLQDRVPEQEKDQIREIYDDIAAEYDRRIPGEGPTDHIFTESESEFLLSKTHAGDEVLDLGCGTGRFTIPLAESGAVVTGLDLSPGMLAVARAKLGERGLRADLREGDMADLPFPDACFDVVTSMLALMHIPIPDRPRVFREVHRVLKPGGRMVLCVKNAVFERMFTGDRFASVDITDVQDKKLIFTGTGNGTEHTASWYSFAPHDLAALFAGAGMAVTHLKGNSPVSAWLADEVLADVRVRGFVRTLERALSDVPPFNHLGYYLLAEAVKPVA; this is translated from the coding sequence ATGACCGCTCAGTTCGAATCGATCAGGACCTTGCAGGACCGCGTCCCCGAACAGGAGAAGGACCAGATTCGCGAGATCTACGACGACATCGCGGCGGAGTACGACCGGCGGATCCCGGGCGAGGGGCCCACGGACCACATCTTCACCGAGTCCGAGTCCGAATTCCTGCTGTCGAAGACGCACGCGGGTGATGAAGTCCTCGATCTGGGCTGCGGGACCGGACGGTTCACCATTCCCCTGGCCGAATCCGGCGCGGTCGTGACCGGGTTGGACCTGTCGCCCGGCATGCTCGCGGTGGCCCGCGCCAAGCTGGGGGAGCGGGGGCTGCGGGCGGACCTGCGGGAAGGGGACATGGCCGACCTGCCGTTCCCCGACGCCTGCTTCGACGTCGTGACCAGCATGCTGGCCCTGATGCACATCCCGATCCCGGACCGGCCGAGGGTGTTCCGCGAGGTGCACCGGGTCTTGAAGCCGGGTGGCCGCATGGTGCTGTGTGTGAAGAATGCGGTTTTCGAGCGAATGTTCACCGGCGACCGGTTCGCCTCGGTGGACATCACGGACGTGCAGGACAAGAAACTGATCTTCACCGGTACCGGTAACGGCACCGAGCACACCGCGTCGTGGTACAGCTTCGCGCCGCACGACTTGGCCGCGCTCTTCGCCGGGGCAGGGATGGCGGTGACGCACCTGAAAGGCAACAGCCCGGTCAGCGCGTGGCTGGCGGACGAAGTCCTCGCCGACGTCCGGGTACGGGGATTCGTCCGGACGCTGGAACGGGCGCTGTCCGACGTGCCGCCCTTCAACCACCTCGGCTACTACCTGCTGGCCGAAGCGGTCAAACCAGTCGCTTGA
- a CDS encoding VOC family protein translates to MTSVILTVTIDCVDAESLSEFWCRVLGYAKIRRFTDAKGVEYIEVGGDREPVLLFQPVPDAKSGKNRLHLDMAPAEGSLADEVRRLVGLGARLLVDDPECPWTVLADPEGNEFCVLPRA, encoded by the coding sequence ATGACCAGCGTGATTCTCACGGTGACGATCGACTGCGTGGACGCCGAATCATTGTCCGAATTCTGGTGCCGGGTACTCGGCTACGCGAAGATCAGGCGGTTCACCGACGCCAAGGGCGTCGAATACATCGAGGTCGGCGGCGACCGGGAGCCGGTGCTGCTCTTCCAGCCTGTGCCCGACGCCAAATCGGGGAAGAACCGGCTGCACCTCGACATGGCGCCGGCCGAGGGCAGCCTGGCCGACGAAGTCCGCCGCCTGGTCGGCCTCGGCGCCCGCCTGCTGGTGGACGACCCGGAGTGCCCGTGGACCGTCCTGGCCGATCCCGAAGGCAACGAGTTCTGCGTCCTGCCCCGGGCATGA
- a CDS encoding carbamoyltransferase C-terminal domain-containing protein — translation MLILAMKEGHDGGVAAIEDGKLLFSLEAEKDNFPRYDRLTADVVTRAVGALDRVPDVVALGGWMKGFSLADPPSRTGYFGVGEGSTSDAAGRIFGKQIRHFSSTHERSHIYASLGMAPAAPGKEYYALVWEGHIGSFYRVDAKGEATHLKEVMSDPGSKYAFLFALADPAHPGGAVFRFGDAGKQMALTGFAEDVPLTGRELKTIEFILAQNRVFSSLPKEAMSWSPVHDKGVESQEYRNLAKRHSDAIFSAFHDYAEKNLTEGLPLLVSGGCGLNCDWNRMWRESDLFESVFVPPCPNDSGSALGTAIDAQWFYTGQATIDWTVYAGEEFVEDVQPDPSAYAVRPLVAADVAEHLERGHIIGWARGRYEMGPRALGNRSILAAPFTEDTTVRLNRIKRREGYRPIAPIVLESDAPRWFAGSVVDPYMLYFNHVTSDRLKAVTHVDGTARTQTVTREQNPGIADLLEAFRDRTGFSVLCNTSLNNNGRGFINRTSDLIAYGEKHGLDGYVINGSFVTPRTAVRRG, via the coding sequence ATGTTGATCTTGGCCATGAAGGAAGGGCACGACGGCGGCGTCGCCGCGATCGAGGACGGCAAGCTGCTGTTCTCGCTCGAGGCGGAGAAGGACAACTTCCCGCGGTACGACCGGCTGACCGCCGACGTGGTCACCCGAGCCGTCGGCGCACTGGACCGGGTTCCGGACGTCGTAGCGCTCGGCGGGTGGATGAAAGGCTTCTCCTTGGCCGATCCGCCGTCACGGACGGGATACTTCGGAGTCGGCGAAGGCTCGACCTCCGATGCGGCGGGCCGGATCTTCGGCAAGCAGATCCGGCACTTCTCCTCGACCCACGAACGGTCGCACATCTACGCCTCTCTCGGGATGGCACCGGCGGCTCCTGGCAAGGAGTACTACGCGCTGGTCTGGGAAGGCCACATCGGATCGTTCTACCGCGTGGACGCCAAGGGCGAAGCCACCCACCTCAAGGAGGTGATGAGCGACCCGGGCAGCAAGTACGCGTTCCTGTTCGCGCTCGCCGATCCGGCGCACCCCGGCGGTGCTGTCTTCCGCTTCGGCGACGCCGGCAAGCAGATGGCGCTGACCGGCTTCGCCGAAGACGTGCCGCTCACCGGGCGAGAGCTGAAGACGATCGAGTTCATCCTGGCCCAGAACCGGGTCTTTTCGTCGCTGCCCAAGGAAGCCATGTCGTGGTCTCCCGTACATGACAAGGGTGTCGAGTCGCAGGAGTACCGGAACCTCGCCAAGCGGCACTCCGATGCGATCTTTTCCGCTTTCCACGACTACGCCGAGAAGAACCTCACCGAAGGTCTGCCGCTGCTGGTCTCCGGCGGCTGCGGGCTCAACTGCGACTGGAACCGGATGTGGCGGGAGAGCGACCTGTTCGAATCGGTGTTCGTCCCGCCGTGCCCGAACGACAGCGGCTCCGCTCTTGGCACCGCCATCGACGCCCAATGGTTCTACACCGGTCAGGCCACGATCGACTGGACGGTCTACGCGGGCGAGGAATTCGTCGAAGACGTCCAGCCTGACCCGTCGGCCTACGCCGTGCGTCCGCTGGTCGCCGCGGACGTCGCCGAACACCTCGAACGCGGCCACATCATCGGCTGGGCCCGCGGTCGCTACGAAATGGGGCCCCGTGCGCTGGGCAACCGGTCCATCTTGGCCGCACCCTTCACGGAGGACACCACGGTCCGGCTCAACCGGATCAAGCGCCGCGAAGGATACCGTCCGATCGCCCCGATCGTGCTGGAGTCCGATGCGCCCCGGTGGTTCGCCGGATCGGTCGTGGACCCGTACATGCTCTACTTCAACCACGTCACGTCCGACCGGCTCAAGGCGGTCACCCACGTCGACGGCACCGCGCGGACCCAGACGGTCACGCGTGAGCAAAACCCCGGCATCGCGGACCTGCTCGAGGCCTTCCGCGACCGCACCGGCTTCAGCGTCCTGTGCAACACCTCGCTGAACAACAACGGACGAGGCTTCATCAACCGCACCAGCGACCTCATCGCCTACGGCGAGAAGCACGGCTTGGACGGCTACGTGATCAATGGCAGCTTCGTCACGCCGCGCACGGCGGTCCGCCGCGGCTGA